Proteins encoded in a region of the Zea mays cultivar B73 chromosome 2, Zm-B73-REFERENCE-NAM-5.0, whole genome shotgun sequence genome:
- the LOC103647950 gene encoding WEB family protein At3g02930, chloroplastic, translating into MRRFFFFGSPAANAGEGAGQPVNDSRTGHRKTDEGKDISTARLSRSRSRRQKRNKEEPANPKQLRRSMSFSSPARSSCVEERCFSFSGDVPCSLYDESDAPHHAKDVAPDMWSPEGNPFSREYAIRTPKDHSAMENDSPRSKYCSCSAGHSPVSSPVAIQCRSTRLGNLLNRNEVLDRYIDRGHGDAIVDEKQKQCVPTVSNLGRPPRPHSTVPSIPRPFKETTESYPDVDLNDAFLWRLAQEGIGDTHKITTMCSASRRHINMSDASERESATTVEDIYEDLQDVRLPNVICPSTCPNSAVEETDDMLLQRVKEVESRFTIPCGDEYEFSMLRYKSSTSNDMFQLIQQLTEDRKQLAYELSSEIKARVTERFAAKEQYKQLKKELDNRTRRLEKEKSEVQTTLEGEMDRRSDDWSIRLSRFQSEEERLHERVRELAEQNVSFQREVTSLGATKAEALMKAASLETQNSKLNDDLEKLKNEHEKLHYSSTDLQARFAEIVEERDHIREYLKAKEGENKALHKVIARLQTTCNEQERTITGMRQGCIDELGRKFVEYSTNDKTRKLQMELIRLTGVEQKLRGEIRSCNLEVKSLRQENIALLNRLQGAGNGASFSSIRLDQELQARVDNLQMQGLSLLDKISQLCTKLLDLMKHKRHENEYLCGNDVSTFSDYIFEYQSIKGGIEGLKLSLKAINSILAEKQNAKEKSGEIVAEGSPSKDQTDDFGLKLKEEAMLNRVLKEAVLSKEVAIEQLQSDLASSLRIQDVMRNEIQRVQDELSCITHKAKQLELQVSKKDESIDEIQQDFQESAKELAALRGTLKTVTEERDLSWQEAKQLRRNISIMQDEVVSLKKKIEALDEDILVKEGQITILQDSIDKPFDIICSPRSMREFDMA; encoded by the exons ATGAGAAGGTTCTTTTTCTTCGGGTCCCCTGCTGCAAACGCTGGTGAGGGAGCCGGGCAACCGGTCAATGATAGCAGGACTGGACATAGAAAGACAGATGAGGGAAAGGACATCTCCACCGCGAGATTGTCGAGATCCAGAAGCCGTCGTCAGAAGCGGAATAAGGAGGAACCGGCTAACCCCAAACAACTCAGGAGGTCCATGTCCTTCTCATCCCCGGCCAGAAGCAGCTGTGTGGAGGAACGATGCTTTAGCTTCTCGGGTGATGTTCCGTGCTCTTTGTACGATGAATCTGATGCACCCCACCATGCCAAAGATGTCGC TCCCGACATGTGGTCTCCAGAAGGGAATCCGTTCTCTAGAGAATATGCAATAAGAACCCCGAAAGATCATTCTGCCATGGAAAATGATTCTCCTCGTTCAAAATACTGTTCTTGCTCAGCAGGGCACTCTCCTGTTAGCTCTCCTGTCGCTATACAGTGCAGATCAACAAGACTAGGCAATTTATTAAACAGGAACGAAGTACTAGATCGTTACATTGATAGAGGGCATGGAGATGCAATCGTAGATGAGAAACAGAAGCAGTGCGTACCTACGGTTTCTAATTTGGGAAGGCCACCTCGACCCCACTCTACAGTACCATCCATACCGAGACCATTCAAAGAGACAACGGAAAGCTACCCAGATGTGGACTTAAACGACGCCTTCCTTTGGCGACTTGCTCAAGAGGGTATAGGAGATACCCACAAGATTACAACTATGTGCAGTGCATCTAGACGCCACATAAACATGTCAGATGCTTCTGAAAGAGAAAGTGCAACAACTGTTGAAGATATTTATGAAGATTTGCAAGATGTGAGACTTCCAAATGTTATCTGCCCCTCCACTTGTCCTAACTCAG CGGTAGAAGAAACTGATGACATGTTGCTTCAAAGAGTTAAGGAAGTTGAGTCAAGGTTTACTATTCCTTGTGGAGATGAATATGAATTTAGCATGCTCAGGTATAAATCATCAACCTCAAATGACATGTTTCAGTTGATCCAGCAATTGACTGAAGATAGGAAACAGTTAGCATATGAATTGTCTTCAGAGATCAAAGCACGTGTTACAGAAAGATTTGCTGCCAAAGAGCAATACAAACAATTAAAGAAAGAATTGGACAACAGAACTAGAAGGCTGGAGAAGGAGAAGAGTGAAGTACAAACTACACTGGAAGGAGAGATGGATAGAAGGTCAGATGATTGGTCTATCAGGCTATCAAGATTTCAATCTGAAGAAGAGAGACTACATGAACGGGTGAGAGAACTTGCAGAGCAGAATGTGTCATTTCAGAGAGAAGTTACTTCTCTTGGAGCAACTAAGGCTGAAGCTTTAATGAAAGCTGCGAGTTTGGAAACGCAAAATAGCAAACTAAATGACGATCTAGAGAAACTAAAAAATGAGCATGAGAAACTGCATTATTCCTCAACAGATTTGCAGGCTCGCTTTGCTGAGATTGTAGAGGAAAGGGACCACATCCGAGAATATTTGAAGGCCAAGGAGGGAGAGAACAAAGCATTGCACAAAGTAATTGCAAGACTACAAACAACATGTAATGAGCAGGAAAGAACAATCACAGGCATGAGACAAGGATGCATAGACGAATTAGGTAGGAAATTTGTTGAGTACAGCACCAATGATAAAACGAGAAAATTACAAATGGAACTTATTAGACTGACTGGGGTGGAGCAAAAGTTGAGAGGTGAAATTCGATCTTGTAATCTTGAAGTAAAATCTCTCAGACAAGAGAACATTGCACTCTTAAATCGTTTACAAGGTGCTGGAAATGGAGCAAGCTTCTCCTCGATTCGACTTGATCAGGAGCTTCAAGCTAGGGTGGACAACCTGCAAATGCAAGGCTTGTCACTACTTGATAAGATTAGCCAACTTTGTACCAAATTGCTGGATCtgatgaaacataagagacatgaAAATGAATATTTGTGTGGCAATGATGTGTCAACATTCAGTGATTACATATTTGAGTACCAGAGCATCAAAGGAGGAATTGAAGGTCTGAAGCTAAGTTTGAAAGCAATAAATTCTATACTAGCTGAAAAGCAAAATGCTAAAGAAAAATCTGGTGAAATTGTAGCTGAAGGTAGTCCTTCCAAAGATCAAACG GATGATTTTGGACTCAAGCTGAAAGAAGAGGCTATGCTGAATAGAGTACTGAAGGAGGCAGTCTTGTCAAAAGAAGTTGCCATTGAACAATTGCAATCTGATCTGGCATCTTCACTTCGCATCCAAGACGTTATGAGAAACGAGATCCAGAGGGTTCAGGATGAGCTTTCTTGCATAACCCACAAAGCTAAGCAGTTGGAGCTTCAG GTATCCAAGAAGGATGAGTCAATCGATGAGATCCAACAGGATTTCCAGGAATCTGCAAAGGAGCTGGCTGCTCTTCGTGGAACACTGAAAACAGTGACGGAGGAGAGGGACCTGTCGTGGCAGGAGGCGAAGCAGCTGAGACGAAACATCAGCATCATGCAGGACGAGGTTGTATCGCTGAAGAAGAAGATCGAAGCCCTGGACGAAGACATACTTGTGAAGGAGGGGCAGATCACAATATTGCAGGACAGCATCGACAAGCCGTTCGACATCATCTGCAGCCCAAGATCGATGAGGGAGTTCGATATGGCGTGA
- the LOC103647951 gene encoding E3 ubiquitin-protein ligase EL5, whose protein sequence is MASLQAALLLLPAFSVVAVAARWVCRALARSHLACLPSGSPSFRYLVSSSPSSSSVVDKGGGELPVALYSRRTKRRRCVGEEEEEERCVFCLSSIEEGSEVRELRCRHLFHRACLDRWVRARPAATCPLCRGRLLTSLPWEVAGYYHDEEEEEEVEMEEESDMMLFMACVHSRSSWLWPS, encoded by the coding sequence ATGGCGAGCCTGCAAGCAGCCCTGCTCCTTCTCCCGGCGTTCTCCGTCGTGGCTGTGGCGGCACGGTGGGTGTGCCGCGCGCTGGCGCGCTCCCATTTGGCGTGCCTCCCGTCCGGCAGCCCGTCGTTCCGGTACCTGGTCTCCtcctcgccgtcgtcgtcgtccgtGGTGGACAAGGGCGGCGGCGAGCTGCCGGTGGCGCTTTATTCCCGGAGGACGAAGCGCCGCCGCTGCGttggcgaggaggaggaggaggaacggTGCGTGTTCTGCCTGAGCAGCATCGAGGAGGGGTCGGAGGTGAGGGAGCTCCGGTGCCGGCACCTCTTCCACCGCGCGTGCCTGGACCGCTGGGTCCGGGCGCGGCCGGCGGCGACGTGCCCGCTCTGCCGCGGGCGGCTCCTGACGTCGCTTCCGTGGGAGGTGGCGGGGTACTACCACGACgaagaggaagaggaggaggtgGAGATGGAGGAGGAGTCGGACATGATGCTGTTCATGGCGTGCGTGCACAGCCGCAGCAGCTGGCTGTGGCCGTCGTGA